A window of Thiothrix nivea DSM 5205 genomic DNA:
GAATCCAGCCAGGCATACGCGGCTTTACCCGCCGCAACCTGTTCAGGATGCGCCAGTTCTATGAAACCTACCGGGATGATGACAAAGCCAGGGCGCTGGCGCTGCAACTGCCGTGGACACATAACCTGATCGTCATGGGGCAAGCCAAGCGCGAGGAGGAACGGGAGTTTTACCTGACCCTTGCCATTCGTGAGCAGTGGAGCAAGCGCG
This region includes:
- a CDS encoding DUF1016 N-terminal domain-containing protein, with amino-acid sequence MNINPPTPTDTTTFNDVVQLIQSARQQAYKTANTTLLHLYWQIGEIISQKLASAEWGDAVVEQLAQHIARIQPGIRGFTRRNLFRMRQFYETYRDDDKARALALQLPWTHNLIVMGQAKREEEREFYLTLAIREQWSKR